The proteins below are encoded in one region of Oncorhynchus gorbuscha isolate QuinsamMale2020 ecotype Even-year unplaced genomic scaffold, OgorEven_v1.0 Un_scaffold_7455, whole genome shotgun sequence:
- the LOC124029732 gene encoding microtubule-associated protein RP/EB family member 3-like — protein MAVNVFSISSALENLSRHEMLSWVNDSLRLTYTKVEQLCSGAAYCQFMDMLFPGCVLLKKVKFSAMLEHEFIKNFKVLQASFKRMGVDK, from the exons ATGGCGGTGAATGTATTCTCCATCTCTTCGGCTCTGGAGAACCTGAGTCGTCATGAGATGCTGTCCTGGGTCAACGACTCTCTACGGCTCACTTACACCAAGGTAGAACAACTGTGTTCAG gtgcagcGTATTGTCAGTTCATGGACATGTTGTTCCCTGGCTGTGTCCTGCTGAAGAAGGTGAAGTTCTCTGCAATGCTGGAACATGAGTTCATCAAAAACTTCAAGGTCCTACAGGCCTCCTTCAAGagaatgggtgtagacaag